The Gemmatimonadota bacterium genome has a segment encoding these proteins:
- a CDS encoding RNA polymerase sigma factor, whose protein sequence is MTVPALTLHPRVTAPNLDPADDRELAQRAQAGDMRSFEALFGRHVGRTFALCLRMTGERQRARELAHDAFVRAWERLGSFKGEAAFGTWLHRLTVNVILEAARSQRRREARVALADDTDDDVQAAPELTPADVGDRIDLERAIAKLPPNARQVFVLHDVEGFRHDEIADRMSIAPGTVRAHLHRARKLLIAWLDR, encoded by the coding sequence ATGACGGTGCCCGCCCTCACCCTCCACCCGCGCGTGACGGCCCCGAACCTCGACCCTGCGGACGATCGCGAACTCGCCCAGCGTGCCCAGGCGGGTGACATGCGGTCATTCGAGGCCCTGTTCGGGCGGCATGTGGGACGCACCTTCGCCCTCTGCCTGCGGATGACGGGCGAGCGTCAGCGTGCGCGCGAGCTCGCGCATGACGCCTTCGTGCGGGCGTGGGAGAGACTGGGCTCGTTCAAGGGGGAGGCCGCATTCGGTACCTGGCTGCATCGCCTGACGGTGAACGTGATCCTGGAGGCCGCCCGCTCCCAGCGACGGCGTGAGGCGCGCGTGGCCCTCGCCGACGACACGGACGACGACGTTCAGGCGGCGCCGGAACTCACCCCGGCCGACGTGGGGGACCGCATCGACCTCGAGCGGGCCATCGCCAAGCTGCCACCGAACGCGCGCCAGGTCTTCGTGCTCCACGACGTCGAGGGCTTTCGCCACGACGAGATCGCCGATCGCATGTCTATTGCCCCGGGCACGGTGCGCGCGCACCTGCACCGGGCACGCAAACTCCTCATTGCCTGGCTGGATCGATGA
- a CDS encoding SRPBCC family protein encodes MTAILVLLVLVAAALVVAASRPNTMRIERVIDVAAPPDRIFPLLNDFHQWRGWSPWEELDPNLQRTYGGPAAGPGAHYAWVGNKKVGEGRMEIVESTPVAHLNIALQFIKPFPANNTVDLTLSPTAAGTRVQWVMNGASPLMMRVFGLFMNMDAMIGKDFEKGLAGIKRLAEQ; translated from the coding sequence ATGACCGCGATTCTCGTCCTGCTGGTCCTCGTCGCCGCGGCACTCGTCGTCGCGGCGTCGCGCCCCAACACGATGCGCATCGAACGCGTGATCGACGTCGCGGCTCCCCCGGACCGCATCTTCCCGCTGCTCAACGACTTCCACCAATGGCGCGGGTGGTCCCCCTGGGAAGAGCTCGACCCCAACTTGCAGCGCACCTATGGCGGCCCGGCCGCCGGACCCGGGGCGCACTACGCATGGGTCGGGAACAAGAAGGTCGGCGAAGGGCGCATGGAAATCGTCGAGTCGACGCCCGTCGCGCACCTGAACATTGCGCTCCAGTTCATCAAGCCATTCCCGGCGAACAACACGGTCGACCTCACCCTCTCCCCGACCGCCGCCGGCACGCGCGTGCAATGGGTGATGAACGGCGCGAGTCCGTTGATGATGCGCGTATTCGGCCTCTTCATGAACATGGACGCGATGATCGGCAAGGACTTCGAGAAGGGACTCGCCGGGATCAAGCGGTTGGCCGAGCAGTAG
- a CDS encoding amidohydrolase family protein: MSAMRFLSALLLATASALGAQPLARDTTSVTILANFALDGTGGTLRNLQLRVSGGRITARAHGRNAEELLGRVEHCGQTPMQALVSAHALAADALGMGDRIGRIAPGYEADLVAVAGDPLRDLTAVRRVVFVMRGGVIYKWDGARGAARR; the protein is encoded by the coding sequence ATGAGCGCCATGCGGTTCCTTTCCGCTCTCCTCCTCGCGACGGCGTCCGCCCTGGGCGCTCAACCCCTCGCCCGCGACACGACCTCCGTCACCATCCTGGCGAACTTTGCGCTCGACGGCACCGGGGGCACTCTCCGGAACCTTCAGCTGCGCGTGAGCGGCGGGCGCATCACGGCCCGCGCGCATGGCCGCAACGCCGAGGAATTGCTGGGTCGGGTGGAGCACTGCGGCCAGACGCCGATGCAGGCGCTGGTGTCCGCGCACGCACTCGCGGCAGACGCGTTAGGCATGGGCGATCGCATCGGACGGATCGCGCCGGGGTACGAGGCGGACCTGGTGGCCGTAGCGGGCGATCCGTTGCGCGACCTCACCGCCGTGCGGCGCGTGGTCTTCGTGATGCGCGGCGGGGTCATCTACAAGTGGGATGGGGCCCGCGGCGCCGCGCGTCGCTGA
- a CDS encoding zf-HC2 domain-containing protein, with protein MTHPEVSHLNDYVDARLAAEPQREVERHLADCAPCREEVADLRRLLAATAALPEALPAPEGLWAAVRESIDERRVVAFPGSRVRPRSWSTRRLVAAATVLVVLSSGTTALLLRDRAPAAPPEGATLLPAAWLSTESGYIESAASLQSQLDAQRAVLDPSTVAAVERALATVDAAIAEARDALLRDPANAALLDLLASNHRQKVDLLRRATQLASST; from the coding sequence ATGACACATCCCGAGGTATCGCACCTTAACGACTACGTGGACGCGCGGCTCGCCGCCGAGCCGCAGCGCGAGGTCGAGCGGCACCTGGCGGACTGCGCGCCGTGCCGGGAGGAAGTCGCCGACCTGCGACGCCTGCTGGCCGCGACGGCGGCCCTTCCGGAGGCGCTGCCGGCGCCCGAGGGGCTATGGGCGGCGGTCCGCGAGTCGATCGACGAGCGCCGGGTGGTCGCCTTCCCGGGATCGCGTGTGCGGCCGCGTTCCTGGTCCACGCGGAGGCTGGTGGCCGCGGCGACGGTCCTCGTGGTGCTGTCCTCCGGGACCACGGCGCTGCTCCTGCGCGACCGCGCACCGGCCGCGCCTCCCGAGGGGGCGACCCTCCTTCCCGCGGCGTGGCTGTCCACCGAGAGTGGCTACATCGAGAGTGCAGCCTCGCTCCAGTCGCAACTCGACGCGCAACGCGCGGTGCTTGATCCATCCACGGTTGCTGCAGTGGAGCGCGCGCTGGCCACGGTGGACGCGGCGATTGCCGAGGCGCGGGACGCGCTGTTGCGTGACCCGGCGAATGCAGCACTGCTGGATCTGCTGGCATCCAACCATCGACAGAAAGTTGACCTCTTGCGGCGGGCCACCCAGCTCGCATCCAGCACATGA
- a CDS encoding flippase-like domain-containing protein → MTPLRWFLTALSFAASVGVSVYVVSSSWPEGGAPLGLPWGSHLLLLAAVGFEIVCRVLKIILSARAIGVHTPFGVAARTILGGDFAASITPSRSGAEPARFLVLTEARVPVASVLLVLFLELFLEMVSLAILAIAFGIWWHDQSGIVRGILLTVGIYSTGVLGTGLLGLILAKRRANGPRPPLVRWMGIGSGAWRRIQLSLRQLRASAGSLRTAHRGLMFAALGFSILHVMGRLAILPLVTAAYGEEAPFSSLVLWPMALLYGAAIAPAPGGGGVVEFAFNAALGGVLSPRLMAASLIWWRVYSFYIYILIGAIAAGRTVMQALRRNRNQLGADPH, encoded by the coding sequence TTGACCCCTCTTCGCTGGTTCCTCACCGCCCTGTCGTTTGCCGCGTCGGTCGGGGTGTCTGTTTACGTGGTCTCGTCCAGCTGGCCTGAGGGCGGCGCCCCACTCGGGCTCCCCTGGGGGTCGCACCTGCTCCTGCTCGCGGCGGTGGGGTTCGAGATCGTCTGTCGCGTTCTCAAGATCATCCTCAGCGCCAGGGCGATCGGCGTCCACACCCCGTTTGGGGTGGCCGCCCGCACCATCCTGGGCGGCGACTTCGCCGCGTCCATCACGCCGTCACGATCTGGAGCAGAACCCGCCCGCTTCCTCGTGTTGACCGAGGCCCGGGTTCCCGTGGCGAGTGTCCTGCTCGTGCTGTTTCTCGAGTTGTTCCTTGAGATGGTCTCGTTGGCCATCCTTGCCATCGCCTTCGGGATCTGGTGGCACGACCAGTCGGGGATCGTGCGCGGCATCCTGCTGACCGTGGGGATTTATTCGACAGGCGTCCTGGGGACGGGGCTCTTGGGATTGATCCTGGCGAAGCGTCGCGCCAACGGGCCGCGCCCGCCGCTCGTACGCTGGATGGGGATCGGTTCGGGGGCCTGGCGACGAATCCAGCTTTCCTTGCGCCAGCTCCGGGCCTCCGCCGGCTCGCTGCGCACTGCGCATCGCGGGTTGATGTTCGCCGCCCTCGGCTTCTCGATCCTCCATGTCATGGGGCGCCTGGCGATCCTTCCCCTGGTCACGGCAGCGTACGGCGAGGAGGCGCCGTTCTCCTCGCTGGTGCTCTGGCCGATGGCCCTGCTCTACGGGGCGGCGATTGCGCCCGCACCAGGTGGGGGTGGCGTGGTGGAATTCGCTTTCAACGCCGCGTTAGGCGGGGTCCTGTCCCCCCGGCTCATGGCGGCGTCGCTCATCTGGTGGCGGGTGTACTCGTTCTACATCTACATACTCATTGGTGCGATCGCGGCCGGACGGACGGTGATGCAGGCCCTCCGGCGCAACCGCAACCAGCTGGGGGCGGATCCCCACTGA